A window of the Paraburkholderia sp. ZP32-5 genome harbors these coding sequences:
- a CDS encoding thioredoxin fold domain-containing protein, which yields MKALGSAILSAFLAISPLALAAEQPAPTYLPASAAAQLDKTSVIVEGATGDKVKSTIYVFMDPNCIFCHYAWQAFQPYEAVGLQVRWIPLGFLKSDSPGKAAALLDATDASALLRENELKFVEATESGGIKPANPVSFSAQSKLNENTNLFKAMGFDGTPTIIYKTADGRWADTSGMPALSALPAMLKLPEQAESPSLQRFR from the coding sequence ATGAAAGCTTTGGGGTCCGCCATTCTGTCGGCATTTCTGGCGATATCGCCGCTCGCTCTCGCAGCCGAACAGCCGGCGCCAACGTATCTGCCGGCGTCGGCCGCCGCGCAACTGGATAAAACATCGGTGATCGTTGAAGGTGCAACCGGTGACAAGGTGAAGTCCACGATCTATGTGTTCATGGACCCGAACTGCATTTTCTGTCACTACGCATGGCAGGCTTTCCAGCCCTACGAGGCCGTTGGACTGCAAGTGCGCTGGATCCCGCTGGGCTTCCTCAAATCCGATTCGCCGGGCAAGGCCGCGGCGTTGCTCGATGCGACGGACGCCTCCGCGCTTTTGCGCGAGAACGAATTGAAGTTCGTGGAAGCCACAGAATCGGGCGGCATCAAGCCCGCGAACCCTGTTTCGTTTTCGGCCCAATCGAAGCTGAACGAGAACACCAACCTGTTCAAGGCAATGGGCTTCGACGGCACGCCTACGATCATTTACAAGACCGCCGATGGCCGCTGGGCTGATACGAGCGGTATGCCGGCGCTGAGTGCGCTGCCCGCGATGCTCAAGCTGCCTGAGCAGGCGGAAAGTCCTTCGCTTCAACGGTTTCGTTGA